The DNA segment CCCCACCAGGTACCCACAGGGGTGCTCACCCCCACCAGGTATCCACAGGGGTGCTCACCCCCACCAGGTATCCACAGGGGTGCTCACCCCCACCAGGTACCCACAGGGGTGCTCACCCCCACCAGGTACCCACAAGGGTGCTCACCCCCCACCAGGTACCCACAGGGGTGCTCACCCCCACCAGGTACCCACAGGGGTGCTCACCCCCACCAGGTACCCACAAGGGTGCTCACCCCCCACCAGGTACCCACAGGGGTGCTCACCCCCACCAGGTACCCACAGGGGTGCTCACCCCCCACCAGGTACCCACAGGGGTGCTCACCCCCACCAGGTACCCACAGGGGTGCTCACCCCCACCAGGTATCCACAGGGGTGCTCCCCCCACCAGGTGTCCACAGGGATGCTCCCCTACCAGGTGTCCACAGggtgctcccccagccccccaccaggTACCCACAGGGATGCTCCCCCCCACCAGGTACCCACATGGGTGCTCCCCCCACTAGGTACCTACATGGGTGCTCCCCCCACCAGGTACCCACAGCGATGCTCCCCCCCACCAGGTACTCACAGGGTGCTTGGCTCCTGGTGACATTTCCTCAGGGCTGTTAAGCCTGGGTCTTGAGTCCCAAAACAAAAGCAGCAGGACACAGCAGGCAGTGCAGTGACCCCTCACGGGTGTCGGGCCGGGCTTCGTCCCTGAGCGGGTTTTCCCGCCAGACTGGTGGAAAAGAATTTGCCCTTTGGCTTTTCAGACTGCGGGCTGCAGGTCAGGGGTGTGTACCTGCCCGCTGTCCCTTCCCAGAGGGGGCGCGGGCGCTCGGCCCTGCCTGCCGCTCACGGCCCCTCTGTCCTCCTCAGGCTGCAGTGTGGCCGCTGCCAGTGGGGCTGGTCCTCGGCGCACGTGCACATCCTCTTCCACGTGTGGTTCCACCCGGCCAGCTGCCTGGGGCTGGTGAAGATGCGCCTCTGGGGCCAGCGCTGCCGACTGTGCCCGCCGGGCTCCCAGGGGGCCTGCCAGGTGAGTCTCCTGAACGTGCGGCTCTTCCTCAACAAGCTGGTTCTGTTCATCCTGCAGAAGTGCTACGGGGAGGGCCTCAGCGCGGACCAGTGCCCCGAGATCTGCTTCGGCGAGCGCTGCGAGGCCTGCGACCTGGGGGTCTGCTTCTTCCAGAAGCCCCCAGACCCGGCCTGGGGGCCCGAGGTCCAGAGCCCCGGCTCCATTAAGGGCAGGTACACCTTGTATGGGGGGGATGGCGTGGCCTCGGCCGCTGCCGGCAAGCAGCTGCTCAGCCTTGGCAGCGGGCCCGTGGTCGACCGCTCCCGGGGCTACACCCCCAACTCTATCAGCATCCCCCTGTCCGTGTCCGACTTCATCAGGAACCCCGTGTCTGAGAGCAGCAACTTCTTCGAGCGCGACGATGACATAGTCACGGTTCCTTTCTCCCTTGTGGATGCGGGCAGGGACAGGGGGCCCGGCGCTGATGCCAGGGGCGGTGTCGGCCCCAGGGGGGGCCCCCTCCCGGCGGCTGACCCCCGCGGGCCGCTCGTCATTGGTAGGGGCTCCATCTACTTGCCTGCCAAGCCCACGGCCCCGCCCAAGGGCAAAGGGCTCCCGGTGAACTTCAAGAGCCCCATCTTCCACGGCCGAGGCCTCCTCATCAACAGCATCAGGCCCTTCCAGCTCAAAGGCTTCATCTTCAAGGGCCGGGGCTCCATCCCCAGCCCCACCGACACCGACCCGGGCGACCGGGGCCCTGCGGGGAGCAGCCGGTTGCCAGTGTCCTACATCGTTGGCCTCACGGATGACGGAGAGGGCTCCGTCACCTTCCCCTCGTCTTTGGCCAACATTGTCATAGAGGAGGACTCCTTCCCCATCGTCAACGGCTCCGTCACCTTCCCTTTCATCTTTACTGACGAAGGCACAGGCAAGGGTGCTTCTGCCGACGTCACCAGAGGCAAAGAGGAGGGGGGCGGCAGCCACGGCCCCGCCGTCGCTGGCCGGGAGCCCCCGCGGGGGCCCCACGCCCGCAGACCCGTCACCATCAGCGAGGGCTCCGTCACCATCCCCTTCTCGGTCTTCAACATCATAAAGTGTGTGGGCCCCAGCTCCACCGCCAGCGGCTCCCCGAGGGGTGGCCTGGCCCCCCGTGGCCAGTCCCAGAAGAGGAGGCGGTCACGGGCCAGGCTGGGCAGGTCCTGCCCCGAGCCCGGCTGGGAGGAGGACTTGTGCCCCGAGGACGGCTGCTGCAGGCCCTGCTTCGACCCCTACGAAGAAGTGTGGATCTGGGTGTCCATGGCCGTCTGCATCCTGTGGATTATGTACCTGTACAAGTTTAGCCCCTGACGGCCAGGGTGAGGCCGACGCCCCCCGTCCGGTCCCTGCTGCGCCCCTCCAGCAGGGCCGCCCAGGCCGCAGAGCAACGGGACCCCCGCCATTGTCCGCACCCCCgggccccctgcccccctccctgccctccctgagcTGAGTCCTCTGACAGCTGGTccttaccctcccctccccttcccacttcCGTGTGTGTTCTGTCTCTTGATGTGAGTCGTGGCTTCGTGGATGTCCACGCTGTGATTGTCCTCCAAGCTGCCCACGCGTGCTCCCGGCACTTGTCTGTGTGAGTGTTACAATCcagtaaaataaaagttaaacggaaaaaaacccacagtgcTCTTGGGCTGAGTGGAAGCCAGCACCCGGAAGGGTTGGAGGTGGGCAGGTGTGGCGGGCACCTCCCTGCAGGGACCCGGTCGTGCCCAGCCCTTGTTCCCCTGATGGCTTCTGGACTCCCGGCCGGGTGTGCTGGGCCGGGGCGCTCTGTCCTTTGAGCACGGGGACGCGGGCCATGCACGAGCCGTGTTCCTGTGTGGACCCCCGGGACCCTCCTGGAGCAGACCACTTGCCACACTCCTGCCGCTCTGGGAAAAGGTAAAAGCCCCCTTGAGCCATGGTGAACTCCCTGCTCCCCGACCTGCCCCAGGACCCCGTGCGTGACAGCACTGCTGTGGTGGGAGAAGGGCCGTCCACGCCAGAAATCAGAACTCTCCCGTCAGCCACACTCTGGATTTCCATCTTCAGAGGCCACAGGGCCCACTCTAAGGGGCAGGGGTATTGGGCTGTGCAGTTCCCAGCCAGGTGGAGGCGTGACGTTGGGCATGACCATGTCAGGCCCCCATGCCCCCCTTCTCCAGGCGGGgccccagggaggtggggagttGTCTGCAGGGACCCCGAGGTCTGAGATTTGGGCAGCGGGGGGTCAGATGAGAGGGTCTGGGGAAGCCTTGccttgtggggggggggctgagtgTATGGTAACCTTCGTCCAGGGCTCTGCCCAGTTGCCCTCTGGCCTGACCTGGATCCTACAGGTGCATGTTGGGGGAGGCACGGGGACGGGGTGCTCCTGCACCGACTACGTTGTTGGCTGGGAGAGAAGAGGTGCAGGTGAGGCTTCAAATACCAGCAAACCCAGAAGGTTCCGCCCTGCCCTGAAGGCCAAGCCTGTGTGGGACACAGGGTCTGCAGACCTCAGCCAGCCTGAACAGGAGCCCTCACCTGACGCCACTGGGACCCGGGGCAGACCTAAACACAGACCCTCCAAGTCCCGTCTACACTGGGTGAGAGCCTCACTGGGAGGGCAGGACCCACACCAGGTGACAGCCCTCTGTCCTGGGGCAgctgccaccccctccctcccccccccccccccccgctaaccctaaccctaaccccccccacccccctgcctctgcctccagcaTCCCATCTACACTGGGTGTGGACACCTACCCGGGAGTCTGTTAGGGAGGTCCGACATGGGCAGGTTCCCATGTCCTGTCCCCACACATGGGTCCTTGCCCAGCTCACTGGCTTCCCTGGAAATGACTGGGGGGTGGCAGTGTCCACCGTGGGATCTGCCGCTGGACTCTCTCCAGGGAGGGACACTCTGCCCACAGTCGCGGGGGTCCCAGGGCAGGACCAGCGTCCCTTTGGGATGGGCGCTGGAGACCCTCCTGCCCCACGAGGGTGGGGGTCGGGAACCCTACCAGGGGCTGGCCAGAGGGGTCTGTCCTTCCCAGAGGACCCCCTGGGGAACACCTCCCTCAGCTCAGGGACCCTGCTCACCAGGGCTGCCCTGGGGAGGAGCTTAATATCTGAAACCGGGGTCTCTTCTGATTGATAGAGGGATGGAAGCCAGTCCGGACCCACCCCACTGGGGGAGCCCTGGTGAGAGTCAGGAGGTAAGGGTCCACCTGGTCCCTCTGCCGGTTGGCCGCGTTGGGCGCTTTCCATTcccgccccctcctccagctCGCGGCCCCTTCTCCAGCCCCTGACACCCTAAACCGCTCCgacccctggcccccagccctcccctccccagtcccttcctcttctccagaCGCCTGCCCctcttccagcccctcccctcccctcccctcgccccagccccgccccttcTCCGGCCTCGCCTCCAGCGCCTGGCCGCTCGCGCTGTCCTGAGGCGCCCCCGTGTGGCTGCTGGCGGGACACGCAGCCCCGCGATGGCGCGACTGATGGCAGCtgtttaaatatttctgtttaatCAGACGGCTTGTTAAAACCCAGCAAACTCCATCCATCATCGACATCATTAACATTAGTCTTTATGAATAGCTAAATTTCATTAAATCATTAATAATTAActcattaaaaattcagtttcattAATAAGACCGATAGCAAATGCGGAGAGCAAATGCACTCGCTCTGTGACGGATCCTCATCCGGGCATCCGCATCCGGGCACACCAGCTCCTTTGAGCGCCTGTTTACCTTCGTAATCACGGGAGACTGCAGGCTCACAGACACCGGCTAAAATGCCAAGGCGTGCCTGGGACGCAAATCTAGGACAGCCTACACCTGAGTCTGCACCTGAGACTGCACCTGAGCCCACACCTGACCCACACCTGGGCCCACACTGAGTCTGCCCCTGAGTTCATGCCTGACCCACACCTGGGCCCACATTGAGTCTGCACCTGAGCTCATGCCTGACCCGCACCTGGGCTCACACCTGGGCCCACACCTGAGCCTGTTCCTGACCCTGTACTTGAGTCTCCACCTGATTCCACACCTGTCTCTTGTACAGCCTGAATGACCAGGTTGGGCCTAATTCAGTATGATGTAGCAATAACTATTTTTGGGAACTCAATAATAGAGACACTGAATGTCTAAAACATCTCGAAGAGAACCAAAGGCAGACACATTTTAAATGCAAGTACTGTTAGTTCAGCCAGAGCCGGGGGGGGGGTCTCAAAGTGTGAACAATTTCCTgatttttggtaaatgttctAGTGAAGGAATGAGTCACACTTCCTGCGTGCCAGGGACTGAGCACAGCGATGTGAGCTTCTCAagctgggggaagaaggaagggccctgtgtgtgtggaggggggctTCAAGGAGACCTCCTGCAGGGCAGGGGGTGACAGGGCTGCACCAGACGGACCCTGATTAGTTCATGCCCTGCATTGGGATGCAGGCGGTGGATGGGTACTTTCCTAGGCCCTCTCCCTGAGGGCAGCCACAGTGCACCGTCAGTCCCGGCACATCCCTGCCACGGCTGGCCTCCTGCAGGTACCAGGTGTCCTTGCCCGAGGCCCTGGCAGGTGGCTGTGATCCCACTCTGCAAACTCTATCAGCTGGAATCCTGTCCCATCTGAAATGCTTTTCTATCATCTTTCCTCTGAGTTGAAAAGTCAGGACAATTTGTTGATTTTGATTAGAAAACACATCTATCTTATAGTCCAGCCCTTCTTATCAGCAAATGTAGTCTGGCATTGTTTTCCAGAAAATTCTGGAAGGTTCTACCATTGTAATCACAAAGGGGCTGGGTGAGTTTGGGGTCAGAGCCAGGGCAGATCTTAGGTCCTCCTTCAAGCACCAGGGAAGGGGTGGGCCTGCCTCCAGGAAGAGCTTGTCCCCAGGTACCCACAAGAACGCACACTTACCCACTTGTGACCTGAACCTCCCCctccgtttttattaggaaagtGATAGGAAACATTCTAACTCCCAGAAACGCAGGGTTCAGGAGCCGCttcttctccctgcttcctggtGGCACCGGGGCTGCAGTATCATTTTCCTTAGATCACAGCAAAGTGGGACTTTCTGTGGTGTGTAAAAGTCAAAATAATTCTATAGGTAACACGATGTGTGTGACAAACAGCTGATCCCTCCCTGGCGGCCCAGtgatccccctccccctcccctctgctgcaGCTGTTACTTCTCTGCCTGCCCGGGATTTTTGACTTTTCCAGCGACGGCCACCCTGGGCTCCTGGCCACCTCTGGGCTCCCCCGAGGGTCGGGGAGGCACTGGACGCTGACCGTGGGCCTCAGAGCAAAATGGCTGCGAGTCCTTTCCTCCAACGTtgactctgagcttcctggatccccaggcctctctcctccgCCGCCTGGGCGTTACTCCCCCCTGCTGCCCATGGGAAGCTTGCCGTTTCCACTAAGTTTCAGCTAGGTTTTGACAGGGGCCTGGTCCCGCCAAGCACAGCCTTAGCGTAACCAAGAGAAGCTCTCTGATTTTCCTTCGGTGAGCAGCGTTAGAACGGAGCTCTTTAAGAAAGAAGGGCCACCCTCAGCAGACACTGCGCACCTAGCCGCAGCTGCCACGGCTCGGACCCTCTTCCTGACCCTATTTCGGAGCCTCCGGCGGGTGCCGGGCCCGTCACCGCCTCTGTGACCCGACGCAAGGGTAGTGGCATCTCTGTGTGGCCTCGGTTTGCATCTCCTTCATGACTCATGGTGGCAGACATCCGTGGTAAGTGTGCCTCACACACTCGACAATGATGTGTTTTCGGCAATTGTTGGGTGCAAGGTTCTGTAAATGTGCATCG comes from the Acinonyx jubatus isolate Ajub_Pintada_27869175 chromosome C1, VMU_Ajub_asm_v1.0, whole genome shotgun sequence genome and includes:
- the RTP5 gene encoding receptor-transporting protein 5, producing MWDPRASLEPELVQPADCTAEPGASMDGVDVWASTLAQLMAKRKPRDTWELLPEENLASGHTESGGFQYRLRGLSRLQCGRCQWGWSSAHVHILFHVWFHPASCLGLVKMRLWGQRCRLCPPGSQGACQVSLLNVRLFLNKLVLFILQKCYGEGLSADQCPEICFGERCEACDLGVCFFQKPPDPAWGPEVQSPGSIKGRYTLYGGDGVASAAAGKQLLSLGSGPVVDRSRGYTPNSISIPLSVSDFIRNPVSESSNFFERDDDIVTVPFSLVDAGRDRGPGADARGGVGPRGGPLPAADPRGPLVIGRGSIYLPAKPTAPPKGKGLPVNFKSPIFHGRGLLINSIRPFQLKGFIFKGRGSIPSPTDTDPGDRGPAGSSRLPVSYIVGLTDDGEGSVTFPSSLANIVIEEDSFPIVNGSVTFPFIFTDEGTGKGASADVTRGKEEGGGSHGPAVAGREPPRGPHARRPVTISEGSVTIPFSVFNIIKCVGPSSTASGSPRGGLAPRGQSQKRRRSRARLGRSCPEPGWEEDLCPEDGCCRPCFDPYEEVWIWVSMAVCILWIMYLYKFSP